In the genome of Pediococcus claussenii ATCC BAA-344, one region contains:
- a CDS encoding glycosyltransferase family 2 protein — protein MNLLDFSLLIAIISIWLILIVNLILTIAGYAYYLKWTRTPTPKLPEKPPFVSIMVPAHNEGIVIVKTVQALLNFDYPSDRYEVIVINDNSDDDSAELLANLQQLYDGRNLKVINTDKTNGGKGKSNALNIGLKQAVGSIISIYDADNTPESGALRILVAELLQDDKAGAVIGKFRTRNKNASILTRFINVETLSFQWMAQAGRQQLFGLCTIPGTNYVIRRSVLEEVGGWDVKALAEDTEISFQLYRSGYHIKFQPRAVTWEQEPQTIDVWFRQRTRWVKGNIYVILKNTKLLFDRKARKIRFDLLYFMAVYFLLMTSLILSDSVFVFSVSGVVHSNLQGFSNSVWIFAVLLFVLSTFVTVTTEKGEMTFTNVLVIIFMYLVYSQLWLAVAVYGMVGYIREQVFHQQAKWYKTKRYK, from the coding sequence ATTAATTTATTAGATTTTTCACTGTTAATAGCGATTATTTCAATCTGGCTTATTTTAATCGTCAATTTAATTTTGACGATTGCTGGTTATGCGTACTACCTTAAATGGACAAGAACGCCAACTCCAAAGTTACCAGAGAAACCACCTTTTGTTTCAATTATGGTGCCTGCTCATAATGAGGGAATCGTGATTGTTAAAACTGTTCAAGCATTATTGAATTTTGATTATCCCAGTGACCGTTATGAGGTGATTGTCATTAATGACAATTCCGACGATGATTCAGCTGAACTTTTAGCAAATTTACAGCAATTATATGATGGTCGAAATTTGAAAGTAATTAATACTGACAAGACAAATGGCGGCAAGGGTAAATCAAATGCACTTAATATTGGATTAAAACAAGCAGTTGGAAGCATTATCTCGATTTATGATGCAGATAATACTCCTGAATCTGGAGCACTTCGAATATTAGTAGCAGAATTACTACAGGACGACAAAGCGGGAGCCGTAATTGGTAAGTTTAGAACTCGCAATAAAAATGCATCAATTCTTACTAGGTTTATTAATGTCGAAACTTTGTCGTTTCAATGGATGGCACAGGCAGGTCGTCAGCAATTATTTGGTCTTTGCACAATTCCGGGAACTAACTATGTTATTCGCCGTTCCGTGTTGGAAGAGGTTGGAGGTTGGGATGTAAAGGCCCTGGCCGAAGATACGGAAATCAGCTTTCAACTATATCGAAGTGGATACCATATAAAGTTTCAACCAAGAGCGGTTACATGGGAACAAGAACCACAAACGATTGATGTCTGGTTTCGGCAAAGAACCCGCTGGGTGAAAGGTAACATCTACGTTATCTTAAAGAATACTAAACTGTTATTTGACCGAAAGGCGCGGAAGATTCGCTTTGATTTATTATATTTTATGGCAGTTTACTTTTTATTAATGACATCACTAATTTTATCGGATTCTGTTTTTGTATTTTCAGTTTCAGGTGTTGTTCATTCAAATTTACAGGGGTTCAGTAATTCGGTTTGGATATTTGCGGTGCTCTTGTTTGTGTTAAGTACGTTTGTGACGGTTACAACTGAAAAAGGTGAAATGACGTTCACAAACGTGTTAGTAATTATTTTTATGTACTTAGTTTATAGTCAACTGTGGCTGGCGGTCGCAGTTTACGGAATGGTGGGGTATATTCGTGAACAAGTCTTTCATCAACAAGCAAAATGGTATAAAACAAAACGCTATAAATAA
- a CDS encoding GntR family transcriptional regulator: MYHEIADDLIRSIQHQLFKEKLPTEQKLMSRYNVSRNTIRKSLDIVCQRGLARRVQGSGYYINNIDRSSKRVVNLTMGISSKEHRNKLTSKVITFDRIVADDALAEQFGAQVGDELHRIIRLRYLEGKEYCLEYAYYEKDEIPYIPVEAAHDSLLDFIDDEYNIRVNSSNQYLSLETLSEEEASLLDMTERASVLALQQSNFRKNDILFNFSYTIYVYPDLSFYFHSFNQDSN, from the coding sequence ATGTATCACGAGATCGCTGATGATCTGATTCGCTCAATTCAACATCAACTTTTTAAAGAGAAACTTCCAACTGAGCAAAAATTAATGAGCCGCTATAATGTGAGTCGCAATACTATTCGCAAGTCTTTAGATATTGTATGTCAAAGAGGATTAGCACGTCGAGTCCAAGGAAGTGGCTACTACATCAATAATATTGATAGGTCTAGCAAACGAGTCGTTAATCTTACAATGGGAATTTCCAGTAAAGAGCACCGTAACAAGTTAACTTCGAAAGTGATTACCTTCGATCGAATAGTCGCGGATGACGCCCTTGCAGAGCAGTTTGGTGCTCAAGTTGGAGATGAATTACATCGAATTATACGTTTACGATATTTAGAAGGTAAGGAGTATTGCTTGGAATATGCATATTATGAAAAAGATGAAATTCCTTACATTCCCGTCGAAGCCGCTCATGACTCTCTACTTGATTTCATTGATGATGAGTACAATATTCGCGTTAATAGTAGTAACCAATATTTAAGTTTAGAAACCCTTTCGGAAGAGGAAGCAAGTCTCTTAGATATGACAGAAAGAGCTTCTGTTTTAGCCCTACAGCAATCAAATTTTCGTAAAAATGATATACTTTTTAACTTTTCATACACAATTTATGTATATCCCGATCTAAGCTTCTACTTTCACTCATTTAACCAGGATAGTAACTAA
- a CDS encoding MurR/RpiR family transcriptional regulator: MFDYEKVQTLNQLELCVYKYIIAHINEVQGMTIRELSNESHVSSTTILRFLKKMGFDGFSDFKYALRHNHEERETTVIDQDLEPINLFLDQAIQEPYVAMLEQAARKLASADICLLFGLGTSGSLAQYGARMLANYGIYTLTINDPFQPKPIAKRDYSDTLIIFLSVSGETSQVLDQARFYQESNAQTMVITSDVSSTLAQLADTTITYDIPEVKTDDLNLTSQVPVVYILERIGKMTHDLLIEKNSD, from the coding sequence ATGTTTGATTACGAAAAAGTACAAACCTTAAATCAACTTGAACTTTGTGTGTATAAATACATTATTGCGCATATTAATGAAGTTCAGGGCATGACAATTCGTGAACTTTCAAACGAAAGTCACGTTTCATCAACTACGATTTTACGTTTTTTGAAAAAAATGGGGTTTGATGGTTTTTCAGATTTTAAATATGCGTTGCGACATAACCATGAAGAACGTGAAACCACGGTTATTGATCAAGATCTAGAACCAATTAATTTATTTTTAGATCAGGCTATTCAGGAACCATATGTTGCAATGCTTGAGCAGGCGGCACGTAAGTTAGCTTCAGCTGATATATGTTTGCTTTTTGGACTTGGAACTAGTGGAAGTTTAGCGCAGTATGGTGCAAGAATGCTTGCTAATTATGGAATATATACGTTAACCATCAATGATCCTTTCCAACCAAAGCCGATTGCTAAGCGTGATTATTCCGATACTTTGATAATATTTTTATCAGTATCAGGAGAAACATCCCAGGTTTTGGATCAGGCTCGTTTTTATCAAGAAAGTAATGCACAAACAATGGTTATCACGTCTGATGTTTCTTCCACATTGGCTCAACTAGCGGATACGACAATAACATATGATATTCCTGAGGTTAAAACTGATGATCTAAATTTAACATCTCAGGTTCCAGTTGTTTATATTTTGGAACGAATTGGGAAGATGACCCATGATTTATTGATAGAAAAAAATAGTGATTAA
- a CDS encoding PTS sugar transporter subunit IIB, with amino-acid sequence MAEKTIMLVCAAGMSTSLLVSKMQKAAEAEGVDADIFATAASDADNKLSEKKPDILMLGPQVRYLESNFKSKLSIPVEVINMQDYGMMNGEKVLAEALTSMGAK; translated from the coding sequence ATGGCTGAAAAAACAATTATGTTAGTATGTGCAGCAGGTATGTCAACGAGTTTATTGGTTTCAAAGATGCAAAAGGCAGCAGAAGCAGAAGGCGTAGATGCAGATATCTTTGCAACAGCAGCCTCAGATGCTGATAATAAGTTGTCAGAAAAGAAACCAGATATTCTAATGCTTGGACCTCAAGTTCGTTATCTTGAAAGTAACTTTAAGAGCAAATTAAGTATTCCAGTTGAAGTTATTAACATGCAAGATTACGGAATGATGAACGGCGAAAAAGTTCTTGCTGAAGCTTTGACCTCAATGGGTGCAAAATAG
- a CDS encoding GGDEF domain-containing protein has product MSQDSRNNLYSDIYLLIFIALMCFTGILMSVTGHLYINIIYMGLTILSILITYFYGIFAGLIENLFFVFVQIIVMIYLNGAMSHRVPLELSFWLVMPTLLSVVIYFMTTKQRELQTTNNELRNALIEQGAFDTETKLRTMVAYVEDAQVFIETNRRFNLPVTTIIIRIRYYNELKRMMSQSQMKELLKVTSDIITNTTRDNDITYYLDDALPTWGSLLYADDVGAKIAAERIKKSFAMGINTVPTLKSLKISLVVGVSSWDAETMKTPYDLIDGAVKETEYDVPES; this is encoded by the coding sequence ATGAGTCAAGATAGTCGAAATAATTTATATTCAGATATTTATCTTTTAATATTTATAGCATTGATGTGTTTTACGGGAATTCTGATGAGTGTGACAGGTCATTTGTACATTAATATTATCTACATGGGATTAACCATATTATCGATATTGATCACATATTTCTATGGAATTTTTGCAGGATTGATTGAAAATCTATTTTTTGTTTTTGTACAAATAATCGTAATGATCTACCTAAATGGTGCCATGTCACACCGAGTTCCTTTGGAATTATCTTTTTGGTTAGTTATGCCAACTCTTTTATCCGTTGTGATTTATTTTATGACAACTAAACAGCGTGAATTACAAACAACTAATAATGAACTACGGAACGCATTGATTGAGCAAGGTGCGTTTGACACTGAAACAAAATTACGAACAATGGTTGCTTACGTTGAGGATGCACAAGTTTTTATTGAAACAAATCGGCGTTTTAATCTACCGGTGACAACTATTATTATTCGAATCCGATATTACAATGAATTAAAGCGCATGATGAGTCAGTCTCAAATGAAAGAGTTACTGAAGGTGACTTCTGATATTATCACCAATACAACCCGAGATAACGATATTACTTATTACTTAGATGATGCATTACCAACATGGGGAAGTTTATTATACGCGGATGACGTAGGAGCAAAAATCGCTGCTGAACGGATTAAAAAAAGTTTTGCGATGGGTATTAACACAGTTCCGACCTTGAAATCTTTAAAAATATCACTTGTTGTTGGGGTCTCATCATGGGATGCGGAAACAATGAAAACACCGTATGATTTAATCGATGGTGCGGTTAAAGAGACGGAATATGATGTACCAGAATCATAG
- a CDS encoding 6-phospho-beta-glucosidase yields MTEQYKMPEGFLWGGAVAAHQLEGGWQEGGKGVSIADVMTSGDKDHPRRVTDGVKQGEVYPNHWGIDFYHRYPGDVELFAELGFKCFRTSIAWTRIFPNGDEDEPNEAGLKFYDDLFDDLLKHDIQPVITLSHFEMPYHLVTEYGGWTNKKLIGFFTKFAETVFKRYKGKVKYWMTFNEINNQTTWDSPHHLLQDSAIKVEEGTPGMEEMMYQAAHNEVVASAKVVQLGHQIDPEYQIGAMIAMCPIYPLTANPKDIMMAERAMQTRYWFGDVQANGEYPSWLPKYWERNNIHVDVTDEDRKTLMDGRVDYVGFSYYMSFTTKATDDNPDYVYTESKDLVDNPYVEKSDWGWQIDPVGLRYSMNWMNDRWHKPLFIVENGFGAYDKKENDGSVHDDYRVKYFHDHILEMEKAVALDGVDLIGYTPWGCIDLVSASTGEMAKRYGFIYVDEDDLGHGSLERSKKDSFAWYQNVIKTNGAEL; encoded by the coding sequence ATGACTGAACAATACAAAATGCCCGAAGGATTTCTTTGGGGTGGAGCAGTAGCAGCACACCAGTTGGAAGGCGGCTGGCAGGAAGGCGGTAAAGGAGTTAGCATTGCTGATGTAATGACATCTGGTGATAAAGACCACCCACGCCGTGTAACTGATGGAGTAAAGCAAGGAGAAGTATACCCTAACCATTGGGGAATTGACTTCTATCACCGTTATCCTGGTGATGTTGAACTGTTTGCGGAACTTGGCTTTAAATGTTTCAGAACTTCAATTGCATGGACACGAATTTTTCCAAATGGCGATGAGGATGAACCAAACGAAGCCGGCTTAAAATTCTATGATGACTTGTTTGATGATTTGTTGAAGCATGATATTCAACCAGTTATTACTCTGTCACACTTTGAAATGCCATATCATTTAGTAACTGAGTATGGTGGCTGGACAAACAAAAAGTTGATTGGCTTCTTTACTAAGTTTGCCGAAACAGTGTTTAAGCGATACAAAGGTAAAGTTAAATACTGGATGACCTTCAATGAAATTAATAACCAAACAACATGGGATAGCCCACATCATTTGCTACAGGATTCGGCTATTAAGGTCGAAGAAGGTACCCCAGGAATGGAAGAAATGATGTACCAAGCAGCCCATAACGAAGTAGTCGCGAGTGCCAAGGTGGTTCAACTGGGACATCAAATTGATCCTGAATATCAAATTGGTGCAATGATTGCAATGTGTCCTATTTATCCTTTAACAGCTAATCCAAAGGATATTATGATGGCAGAACGCGCTATGCAAACTCGGTACTGGTTTGGAGATGTTCAGGCAAATGGTGAATACCCAAGTTGGTTACCAAAGTATTGGGAACGCAATAATATTCATGTCGATGTAACTGATGAAGATCGTAAAACTTTGATGGATGGACGAGTTGATTACGTTGGATTTAGTTACTATATGTCTTTTACAACTAAGGCAACTGATGATAACCCGGATTATGTTTATACAGAGTCGAAGGATTTAGTTGATAATCCATATGTTGAGAAATCAGACTGGGGCTGGCAGATTGATCCAGTTGGATTACGTTACTCTATGAACTGGATGAATGATCGTTGGCATAAGCCATTATTTATTGTTGAAAATGGCTTTGGCGCTTACGATAAAAAAGAGAATGACGGTAGCGTTCATGATGATTACCGTGTTAAATATTTCCATGATCACATTTTAGAAATGGAAAAAGCTGTTGCCCTCGATGGAGTTGACTTAATCGGATACACACCTTGGGGATGCATTGATTTAGTTTCAGCAAGTACTGGGGAAATGGCCAAGCGCTACGGTTTTATCTATGTCGATGAAGATGATTTAGGACATGGAAGTTTGGAACGATCAAAGAAAGATTCATTTGCGTGGTATCAAAATGTTATTAAAACAAACGGTGCAGAACTATAG
- a CDS encoding GNAT family N-acetyltransferase: MELLFKIAKIENLPQIVEIYNQSIPGRLATADLKSVTVEDRREWFLEHRNNRPIWIIMDKNRVIGWISLSDFYGREAYRSTAEVSIYLADTAHGKGVGTKALKFTEEKAPHLGINRLVAFIFAHNEASKHIFSKAGFELWGEMPEVANMDGQLRSLDIFGKKIVNLRK; the protein is encoded by the coding sequence ATGGAACTTTTATTTAAAATTGCTAAAATAGAAAATTTGCCACAAATTGTAGAAATTTATAACCAATCTATCCCAGGACGGTTGGCAACGGCTGATTTAAAATCTGTAACTGTCGAAGATCGTAGGGAATGGTTTTTGGAACACCGAAACAATCGACCAATTTGGATCATTATGGACAAAAATCGAGTTATTGGCTGGATTAGTCTGAGTGATTTTTACGGGCGTGAAGCATACCGATCAACAGCAGAAGTAAGCATTTATCTGGCGGATACAGCTCATGGTAAGGGAGTTGGTACGAAGGCGTTAAAATTTACTGAGGAGAAGGCACCCCATTTAGGGATAAATCGGTTGGTTGCTTTTATTTTTGCACATAATGAAGCCAGCAAACATATTTTCAGCAAGGCTGGTTTTGAATTGTGGGGTGAGATGCCAGAAGTAGCCAATATGGATGGTCAATTACGTTCTCTAGACATTTTTGGCAAAAAAATAGTTAACTTACGCAAATAA
- a CDS encoding TMEM175 family protein translates to MSKTRFEAFTDGVIAVIITIMVLDIKVPAKPTWQSLAGIGQNALVYVISFILIFSVWISHHRIMLNLHSPDTPLLWINAFFLLFLSFAPLSTAWVGHYITYPLPEFLFSLNSLCNMLMIRALSNHVRHIENFNEKTQATYSAIQGKTRYNIILAVFCCIISFFVPLLAFVVSAGIAIYWILNGLLVHYQYGHY, encoded by the coding sequence ATGTCCAAAACCCGTTTTGAAGCATTTACCGATGGTGTTATTGCCGTCATCATTACCATAATGGTATTAGATATCAAAGTCCCTGCCAAACCAACTTGGCAATCACTTGCTGGAATCGGTCAAAATGCCCTAGTTTATGTAATTTCATTTATTTTAATTTTCTCGGTATGGATCAGTCACCATCGTATTATGCTAAATTTACACTCTCCCGATACTCCTTTGTTATGGATTAACGCTTTTTTCTTGCTCTTCTTATCATTTGCGCCACTTTCAACCGCCTGGGTAGGACATTATATCACGTACCCACTTCCAGAATTTTTATTTAGCCTAAATTCTTTATGTAATATGTTGATGATTCGTGCACTATCTAATCATGTACGGCATATCGAAAATTTTAACGAAAAAACTCAGGCAACTTATTCTGCCATTCAAGGAAAAACTCGTTATAACATTATTCTAGCGGTTTTCTGCTGCATTATTAGTTTTTTTGTTCCATTATTAGCATTCGTTGTTAGTGCCGGGATAGCCATTTATTGGATTTTAAATGGACTTTTGGTTCACTATCAATACGGACATTACTAA
- a CDS encoding PTS lactose/cellobiose transporter subunit IIA, whose amino-acid sequence MAEEEQNMEAIMGLIINGGNAKSSAFEAINAAKEGDFTKADEKLKESDGFLTEAHNAQTGMLTDEANGDHAKVTLLTVHSQDHIMNAITFRDLAGEIVDLYKRLDNK is encoded by the coding sequence ATGGCTGAAGAAGAACAAAACATGGAAGCAATTATGGGATTAATTATCAATGGAGGTAATGCTAAAAGTTCAGCGTTTGAAGCAATTAACGCTGCAAAAGAAGGCGATTTTACCAAAGCTGATGAGAAATTAAAAGAATCTGATGGCTTTTTGACAGAAGCACATAATGCGCAAACTGGCATGTTGACCGATGAAGCAAATGGCGATCACGCTAAAGTTACTTTGCTTACAGTTCATTCACAAGACCACATTATGAATGCCATAACATTCCGTGATCTAGCTGGTGAAATTGTTGATCTATACAAGAGGTTAGATAATAAATAA